A section of the Mangifera indica cultivar Alphonso chromosome 12, CATAS_Mindica_2.1, whole genome shotgun sequence genome encodes:
- the LOC123192194 gene encoding hydroxyproline O-arabinosyltransferase RDN2-like — protein MISRKNMGRASPLLVVLLIFGFTFVIYNLLTMTMHNRSIRNLMTGDSNGGVFFDPVVEMPEKVKRLKNLKLPFHIALTATDAPYSKWQSRIMYYWYKKMRDQPGSEMGGFTRILHSGNTDNLMDEIPTVVVDPLPAGLDRGYIVLNRPWAFVQWLEKTTVDEEYILMAEPDHIFVNPLPNLSHGGLPAAFPFFYIKPSENEKILRKFYPVEYGPVTNVDPIGNSPVIIRKNLLEKIAPTWMNVSLKMKDDPETDKAFGWVLEMYAYAVASALHGVQHILRKDFMLQPPWDLETGKKFIIHYTYGCDYNMKGELTYGKMGEWRFDKRSYLRGPPPRNLPLPPPGVPESVVTLVKMVNEATANIPNWGTE, from the exons atgATTAGTAGAAAGAACATGGGACGCGCATCGCCACTACTGGTGGTTCTTTTGATTTTTGGGTTTACCTTTGTGATTTATAATTTGCTGACAATGACTATGCACAATAGATCTATTAGAAATTTGATGACTGGGGATTCAAATGGTGGGGTTTTTTTTGATCCCGTGGTTGAGATGCCTGAAAAGGTGAAGAGACTGAAGAATTTGAAGTTACCCTTCCATATTGCATTAACAGCTACAGATGCACCCTACAGCAAATGGCAATCTCGAATTATGTACTACTGGTATAAGAAGATGAGGGACCAGCCTGGGTCAGAGATGGGTGGATTTACTCGGATTTTGCACTCTGGAAATACTGACAACCTAATGGATGAGATTCCTACTGTTGTGGTTGATCCTCTTCCAGCAGGTCTTGACCGG GGATACATAGTCTTAAATAGACCATGGGCCTTTGTGCAATGGCTGGAGAAGACCACCGTTGATGAAGA ATACATATTAATGGCAGAGCCTGATCACATATTTGTAAATCCCCTCCCTAATCTGTCACATGGAGGATTGCCAGCTGCTTTCCCATTCTTCTACATCAAGCCTTCAGAGAATGAAAAGATACTAAGAAAATTTTACCCAGTGGAGTATGGCCCTGTCACAAATGTTGATCCGATTGGCAATTCTCCTGTTATTATTAGAAAG AATTTGTTGGAAAAGATTGCTCCTACATGGATGAATGTTTCTTTGAAAATGAAGGACGACCCGGAGACTGATAAAGCTTTTGGATGGGTGCTAGAAAT GTATGCTTATGCTGTAGCATCAGCTTTGCATGGTGTGCAGCATATACTTCGTAAGGACTTTATGCTTCAG CCTCCATGGGATTTAGAAACTGGGAAAAAGTTCATTATTCATTACACTTACGGATGTGATTATAACATGAAG GGTGAGCTAACATATGGTAAAATGGGAGAGTGGCGATTTGATAAGAGGTCATATTTACGTGGACCTCCACCAAGAAATCTTCCCTTGCCACCGCCAGGGGTCCCTGAAAGTGTG GTGACTCTTGTAAAGATGGTGAATGAAGCCACAGCCAACATTCCCAATTGGGGAACTGAGTAG
- the LOC123192248 gene encoding aspartyl protease AED3-like, protein MKLHLLPLSLLSFCFLALSHGINPTCNIPDRGSTLQVFHVFSPCSPFRASTPVSWEENVLQMQAKDQARLQFLSSLVAGKSAVPIASGRQIIQSPTYIVRAKIGTPAQTMLMAMDTSNDAAWIPCTGCVGCGSTVFNTAMSSSFKPVGCQAAQCTQVPNPTCGGTTCSFNITYGGSTIAANLSQDNITLATDSIPNYTFGCIAKATGSSVPPQGLLGLGRGPLSLLSQTQNLYQSTFSYCLPSFKSLSFSGSLRLGPIGQPKLIKYTPLLKNPRRSSLYYVNLMAIRVGRKVVDIPPSALAFNPTTGSGTIIDSGTVFTRLVAPAYTAVRNEFQRRVGRNLTVTTLGGFDTCYSVPIVAPTITLMFSGMNVTLPQDNLLIHSTAGSITCLAMAATPDNVNSGLNVIANMQQQNHRFLFDVPNSRLGVARERCS, encoded by the exons ATGAAGCTCCATCTCCTCCCTCTATCCCTCCTTTCCTTCTGCTTCCTCGCCCTTTCCCACGGTATCAACCCCACATGCAATATCCCTGATCGCGGCTCAACCCTCCAAGTTTTCCATGTCTTCAGCCCTTGCTCTCCTTTCAGAGCCTCCACGCCCGTGTCCTGGGAAGAAAATGTGCTGCAAATGCAGGCCAAGGACCAGGCCCGCCTGCAGTTTTTGTCCAGCCTCGTGGCCGGAAAATCTGCCGTGCCGATTGCCTCAGGCCGGCAGATCATTCAGAGCCCTACTTACATTGTTAGGGCTAAGATTGGTACCCCTGCACAAACCATGCTCATGGCCATGGATACCAGTAACGATGCCGCTTGGATCCCATGTACTGGCTGTGTTGGCTGTGGCTCTACTGTCTTCAACACCGCTATGTCTTCTTCTTTCAAGCCTGTTGGTTGCCAGGCCGCTCAATGCACACAG GTACCAAACCCCACTTGCGGCGGCACCACCTGCTCATTCAACATCACCTACGGCGGCTCAACCATTGCAGCCAACCTCTCACAAGACAACATAACTCTAGCCACTGATTCAATCCCGAACTACACCTTTGGCTGCATAGCAAAAGCCACTGGCAGTTCTGTGCCTCCACAAGGTCTATTGGGGCTCGGCCGTGGCCCCTTGTCTCTTCTGTCCCAGACCCAAAACTTGTATCAATCTACATTTTCCTACTGCCTGCCTAGCTTCAAATCACTTAGCTTTTCCGGTTCATTGAGACTTGGCCCCATTGGCCAGCCCAAGCTGATAAAGTACACACCATTGTTGAAGAACCCTAGAAGATCTTCTCTTTACTATGTGAATTTGATGGCAATTAGGGTTGGAAGAAAAGTTGTTGATATTCCTCCTAGCGCCCTTGCTTTCAATCCCACCACTGGTTCAGGAACCATCATTGATTCTG GCACAGTTTTCACCCGGCTAGTTGCACCAGCATACACGGCGGTAAGAAATGAGTTCCAAAGACGGGTTGGGCGAAACCTAACGGTGACAACCCTCGGTGGATTTGACACGTGTTACTCAGTCCCAATAGTTGCACCGACAATAACATTGATGTTCTCAGGGATGAACGTGACACTCCCACAAGACAACTTGCTAATCCACAGCACAGCAGGCAGCATCACATGCCTAGCAATGGCTGCAACCCCTGACAATGTGAACTCAGGGCTGAATGTGATAGCCAACATGCAGCAACAAAACCACAGGTTCCTTTTCGACGTGCCCAATTCAAGGCTGGGTGTGGCCCGTGAGCGCTGCAGCTga